The proteins below come from a single Aspergillus oryzae RIB40 DNA, chromosome 5 genomic window:
- a CDS encoding uncharacterized protein (predicted protein) produces the protein MQSKTFSVLSSCLLLIATVQGQLSGSVGPSTSISDKKAVKTCNVLDYGATNDNKTDVGQPIMNAFEDCGSGGVIYIPEGDYLIQEWVSLRNGTAFAIQLDGVIYRNGTTTSQGYMFGISGGSDFELYSSTSKGAIQGSGYLYHMNGEFTAPRLLHISDVSHWSVHDIALVDAPMFHFVIDDASNGEVYNMAIRGGNSGGLDGIDVSGDNIWIHDVMVTNKDECVTVKTGSHNFQIENIYCNWSGGCAMDSLGSGTNVSNIVYRNIYTWNSNQMYMIKSNGGDGEVSNLLFENFIGHGNAYSLDLDSEWSSMDTVDGDDGESRPPIRVICPEAIPCTDITIEDVDLWTEEGDSETYVCKNAFGSGACLKSDSSSTATYATTTTVTSAPSGYSATTMAADLTSAFGTDASIPIPTIPTSFYPGATPYSALAGSS, from the exons ATGCAGTCGAAAACATTCTCCGTTCTTTCCTCCTGTTTGCTCCTCATTGCTACGGTGCAGGGCCAGCTATCTGGCTCTGTCGGTCCCTCAACCTCCATTTCGGACAAGAAAGCAGTGAAGACTTGCAATGTCCTCGACTATGGCGCAACCAACGACAATAAAACTGATGTTGGGCAGCCGATCATGAATGCCTTCGAGGATTGTGGATCCGGAGGCGTCATATATATACCGGAGGGAGACTATCTCATACAAGAATGGGTTTCTCTCAGAAATGGCACCGCTTTCGCAATCCAGCTGGACGGGGTAATCTACCGAAACGGAACCACGACCTCTCAAGGGTATATGTTTGGTATCTCTGGAGGTAGTGACTTTGAGCTGTACAGCAGCACGTCCAAGGGAGCAATTCAAGGTAGTGGGTATCTGTATCATATGAATGGGGAGTTTACGGCACCAAGACTGCTACATATATCTGACGTGTCTCATTGGTCGGTTCACGATATTGCTTTGGTTGACGCACCTATGTTCCATTTCGTCATTGATGATGCGAGCAATGGAGAGGTTTACAATATGGCTATCCGCGGAGGGAACTCCGGTGGTCTTGATGGAATTGATGTGTCTGGGGATAACATTTGGATTCACGAT GTCATGGTGACAAACAAGGATGAATGTGTCACAGTCAAG ACCGGCTCCCACAACTTCCAGATCGAAAACATATACTGTAACTGGAGCGGTGGATGTGCCATGGACTCCTTGGGCAGTGGAACAAATGTTAGTAACATTGTCTATCGCAATATCTATACGTGGAACTCGAATCAGATGTACATGATCAAGAGCAATGGAGGCGACGGTGAAGTGTCAAATCTTCTGTTTGAAAATTTCATTG GACACGGAAATGCCTATTCACTTGACCTTGACAGCGAATGGAGCAGCATGGATACCGTTGACGGTGACG ATGGCGAATCGCGACCGCCAATTCGGGTCATTTGCCCAGAAGCCATACCCTGCACAGATATCACCATTGAGGACGTTGACCTCTGGACAGAAGAGGGGGACTCTGAGACCTATGTCTGTAAAAATGCATTTGGCTCTGGTGCGTGCCTCAAGAgtgattcttcttctaccgCTACATACGCCACTACAACTACAGTGACCTCTGCACCTAGTGGTTATTCGGCTACGACAATGGCAGCGGATTTGACCAGTGCTTTCGGAACTGATGCATCTATCCCCATCCCCACTATCCCGACTTCATTTTACCCCGGAGCGACGCCATACAGCGCTCTCGCGGGGAGTTCCTGA